One genomic segment of Pleurodeles waltl isolate 20211129_DDA chromosome 11, aPleWal1.hap1.20221129, whole genome shotgun sequence includes these proteins:
- the LOC138265168 gene encoding vomeronasal type-2 receptor 26-like translates to MCVFLCIDAAVCIQCQEDQWSNERRDSCVPRSIEFLSYGEPLGATLASISTVLSLLNIVILGIFCKYRDTAIIKANNRDLSYLLLVSLMLCFLCSYMFIGRPMKWTCMFRKMAFGLLFSFSVSCILAKTIIVIVAFNATNPTSQWRNWTGPRAPFYIVFCCFTVQLIICAIWVLTKTPHYGINTSISKKLIIQCFDGSVALFYCMLGYMGLLACVSFIVAFFARKLPDSFNEAKYITFSLLVFVSVWVSFIPAYLSTDGKYMVAVEVFAILASNSGLMACIFFPKVNIILLRPECNTKSYLLNKKHIKDKIK, encoded by the coding sequence atgtgtgtttttttatgcatAGATGCTGCAGTTTGCATACAATGTCAAGAAGATCAGTGGTCCAATGAAAGAAGAGATTCCTGTGTTCCCAGATCTATTGAGTTCTTGTCCTATGGTGAGCCCCTTGGAGCTACTCTTGCGTCTATTTCAACAGTTTTGTCTTTGTTGAACATTGTAATTTTAGGGATCTTTTGCAAATACCGAGACACTGCAATCATCAAAGCCAACAACCGGGATCTGAGTTACCTTCTTCTTGTTTCTCTCATGTTATGTTTCCTCTGTTCTTACATGTTCATCGGACGGCCCATGAAATGGACATGCATGTTTCGGAAGATGGCATTTGGGCTCCTGTTCTCATTCAGCGtgtcctgtattttagccaaaacaATAATAGTCAttgttgcatttaatgccaccaaccCTACCAGCCAGTGGAGAAACTGGActggacccagggcacctttctacattgttttctgttgtttcaCTGTTCAACTAATCATATGTGCTATATGGGTATTAACAAAGACTCCTCATTATGGCATTAACACTTCAATATCAAAGAAACTAATCATACAGTGTTTTGATGGATCAGTAGCACTTTTCTACTGCATGTTGGGATACATGGGACTGCTGGCATGTGTAAGTTTCATAGTGGCTTTCTTCGCCAGGAAATTACCAGACAGCTTTAATGAAGCCAAGTACATTACTTTCAGTCTgcttgtgtttgtaagtgtgtgggtcTCCTTTATCCCGGCCTATCTCAGCACAGATGGAAAATACATGGTAGCGGTAGAGGTCTTTGCGATCCTTGCTTCAAATTCTGGCCTAATGGCTTGTATATTTTTTCCTAAAGTTAACATTATCCTCCTAAGGCCCGAGTGCAATACAAAAAGTTATTTACTTAATAAGAAACATAtcaaagataaaataaaatga